From the genome of Nitrospirota bacterium:
GCCGGTGCCGGTCTGGGCAAGGCCCATGACGTCGTGTCCTTCAAGGACCGGGGGAATGGCCTGCACCTGGATAGGCGTAGGCGTCACATAGCCTGCAGCGGTGATACCGGCCGCAACCTGTGTGTGAAGATTGAATGCTTGAAATTTCATAAGACTCCTTTTTTCTGCGTTTCGGGGGAAAAGGCCAGGTGTATGAGGGTTTACAATGACGTAGTTTTCAACCGGTTACTGCAGTAGTGTAATGCATAAGGTTAACAGCTCAAGACAGCGCCTGTCAAGGAAAAGCGTCTGTCATGTTACAATGAACATCATGTCATCGGGAAATACGAGATTGGTATATTCGACAGAAAAAATGATTCCGAGGAAGGAAGCGCCTGCGGCAAAAGGTCAGTCTGCTGACCTGCGAAACAGTCAGCAAAAGGTGCTTGTCCGGCTTGACCGCAAGGGCAGGGGCGGTAAATCGGTTACGGTCATCGAGGGGATCAAAATGCCGCAGCAGGAAAAGGAGGCTTTGCTAAAACAGCTGAAGACTGCAATCGGCACGGGCGGTACGGTAAAGGACCAGAATCTTGAGATCCAGGGTGACCATTGCGGAACGGTAATGGCAGCCCTCGGGAAGTTGGGATACCGGCCGAAACGTTCAGGCGGCTAAAATATTTTTCTGTTTTGGCTTTTCTTCCTTGACGAACTTATCAGGACATGTTATTGTTCAGCAGAATTTTAGAAGTTTTTGCGTTTACAAAGATCACAAAGACTTTTGACTTTGTGGTCTTTTTTCCGTTTTAGTCTTCTAACATTCCAGTTTAAGAGATAAGGAGGTAAAGGAAATGGCACAAGGAACAGTGAAATGGTTCAACGAGAGTAAGGGTTTTGGCTTCATTACGGGCGAAGACGGCAGTGAACTTTTTGTTCACCACACTTCCATTCAGGGCAATGGGTTCAAAACTCTTGCTGAAGGTGACAAAGTTAGCTTTGATACTGAAAAAGGCCCGAAAGGTCCTAAGGCAGTCAACGTAGTCAAGCAGTAATTAATCGAAAAAGGCTCCCTGTTTTATGGGGAGCCTTTTTCATTTTATGCCTATCTCAGTGCAGGTCCAAAGGGCTCGGACTCCGGGGGCATCACTATTTTATCTGGAACTGAACTCTTTCCTTCCCTATATTCTCTCCATGAAAAAAGCTTCATAGGATTTCGTAGCAAAGAACACGAATCAGGCCTATTGTCTCCCCCTTGTCATCGGTTGTGGGTGAATCAGAGACCGAGATAACATCCTTGATCTTGTTCGTGGCGATGAAGGTGTTCACCATTTCATCGAGTTCCGAAAGTTCGTGCATGGCCTCGAGTGGTTTCAGTTCCATGCCAAAGGTCTTGACCTTGATCATCTGATCCTCCTTCTATCGCGATAGATGTGACTGTCCTATGCTGAAATGACCTCTTTAATCTCCGGTATTTTCTCCTTCAGCCTCTTTTCGATGCCCATCTTGAGCGTCATCTGAGACATGGGGCAATGCCCGCACGCACCGACAAGCTTAAGCTTGACGACGCCTTCAGGGGTTACCTCCACAAGCTGGGCGTCCCCGCCGTCTCTCTGAAGCATGGGTCTGATCTCGTCTAATGCTGCCTGAACTTTCTCTAACATGGTTCCTCCTTGAGATAATCATCAATAGTATCTGCGCACTTATTCAATAGTGTAATACGAATCACGATGTTTCACTATGACATAGATCATCAATCCTATTTCTTTGACTGGCCTGTGAAGGTGTAGTCATTGTTTTTCTGTTTTTCATGGCATTTGATGCACCCTTCTGCCCTTCCTGAGGCGAGCACCTTGCCGTCTTTGTCGTATTTTGCCCAAAACCAGTCGGCAGCCGCAGGGTTGTAGCCCTTGACTTTGTACATGACGGACAGAGCATTGAACTTTTTGTCCTTATCGTAATTCTCTTTTGCGATAATAGTGCCTTCGGGCATGACCCCTTTCTTCTCCCTTATGCCGAACATGGCGGTGTCATTGACGTATGTTGTAAGGAAATCGCCGTGGGGTTGCGTACCGAGATACATCTTTCCCTTGCCCGGCCATAAGTCCCAGAGCGTATACGGCCTGCTCCTGGTTATGTATACATACAACTGCGCAGCGTCAGTTCCGGGAAGGGTGAGCTGTGTTTCTGCCGGGACTGTGTCGTGTATGGCGAATGCGGGGGCGAATGCGGCAAGGACACATAAACATGCAGCACTGATCTTGAGGCCGTTCATGGTTGCTCTCCTTACGTTGAGGATTATACGATAACTTCCATCGATCCGTTCATGCCTCTTGCCACATGGCTTCTGAAGAATGTTCCCACTTCTATATCCTATGTGACGAATACCGTTGCCCGCTTCAGCTCATTGAGCTTGCTTAACAGGGAATGATGCTTCTGTTCGTCAGCAATGAGATAGGAAAGAATATAGCGGGTAACGAACAGTTCGCTGTTCTGGAGAGCCTCATCAGCAAGCTCGAGGGATTTTGCCTCGGCTGCGAGGTGTTTGTTCAGCCCCTCGGAAAGCGACGCAAGATCCTCCGGACTCAAAATAAAGGCTTCTTTGGTCAGGCTGTCGATGAGCATCTGCTGCATAGCCCGGTGTTTCTGAGAATCGTGCTTTATCATTTCCATGGTCATCTTTACCAGCTTATTTTTGCTCTTCTTTGTAGCGGATTCGGCATGCTTAATGGTTTCGTCTTCGAGCTTCTGCCATTCCCTCAGCACCTTTACGAGTTTGCCTGACATTTCTGCGGGTTTGCCTTTTTTCATGATTCCTCCTCTTGTCGAACAGCATGTAAGATATAATTTCATCATAGCAGATTAGTGAGGCTTGTCAATTTTCGTGGGATGGCGGACGTCTGATATAATGAAAACCAAAGCGTTTCGAGGGGGTTGCATGAACGGGAAGAAAAAGATGCAGACAGTGATAAAAAGGCTCAGGAAGCAATATCCTGTTTTGAGGTGTGCCCTGAATTTCGAAAATCCCTTTCAGCTTCTTGTTGCGACGATACTCTCTGCGCAATCGACCGATATTCAGGTCAACAAGTTGACCAGGGGCCTTTTTCAAAACTATAAGACGATCGGTGATTTTGCGGGGGCTGACCCTGAACAGTTCAGAAAAGATGTCAGCTCGGTGAACTTCTATAACAACAAGGCGAAAAATATCCAGAAAACAGCAAGAATGCTCATAGACCAGTTTCAGGGCAGGGTGCCAAAGACCATGGAAGAACTGATTCTGTTGCCCGGCGTTGCCCGAAAGACTGCCAATATCGTTCTCTATAATGCCTATGGCATAACTGAGGGCATTGCGGTCGATACGCATGTAAAACGGCTTGCGGGCAGGCTTGGCCTCACAAAGCACGAAGATCCGGTAAAGATCGAGAAGGACCTGATGGTCATAACGCCTAAGGCGGACTGGGGTGATCTCACGCATATGCTGATCGATCACGGCAGAAAAGTATGCCAGGCGCGCAAGCCCATGCATGAAAACTGCGTGTTGGCTGACCTCTGCCCGTCGCGGAATGTGTAGGGGGGATTCGATGGACGAACAAAAAATATACGACTGCATTATCATGGGCGCAGGGCCGGGAGGTTTGCAGGCTGCGGTCTATCTCGGCCGTTTTAATCGCCCGGTTCTCCTCATAGACAGGGGCGCAGGCCGAACAACTCATGCAAAATCCATTGAGAACTACCTTGCACATAGAAGCATCTCAGGGCAGGAAATCATCAGAATCGGCATAGAGCAGGCAGAGAGCTTTGGCGTCGAGGTCATGAAAAGTGAGGTGACGGATGTCCGGAAAAACAGGGGTGTTTTCGAGGTCTCTACCGGCGAAAAAACCTTTATCGGTCGGTTTGTTATCGTATCAACAGGCGGCAGGGAAAACATCCCCGATATCGAAAACATCTACAAGTTTTTCGCCAAGACGGTCGTTACCTGTATAGACTGCGACGGCTACCACTTTACCGGGAAGAAGTCGCTGATAATCGGCAACTCCATAAAGTCCGCGAACCTCGCCATCGGCATGAGAGAGATGTATTCGAGGGACATGACCCTTGTGCTCTGCACGGACAAGCTGCCGGAGGACTACAAGGAGGAGTTGAGGGATGAGGGCATACGTCTTGTAGTGGGCAGACCGAAGAGGTTCCATGGCGAAACTGCGGTCGAATCTCTTGAGATGGAGGACGGCACGATCATCCCCTGCGAGATGGTGATGTCTCATTTCGGATTCAAGCTCAACGACAAGTTCCTTGATGGACTTAAACTGAAAAAAGAGTCTGACAACCGGACCTATCAGGTCAACCGGGACTTCGAGTCATCCCTGCCTGGCCTCTATATTGTCGGCCCGCTCTGCGGACATGATCAGGTTGTGATTGCGGCAGGCGAGGGCGCTATCGCTGCACTGGATATCAAGAAACGTCTGCTGGAGATGTAATTCGCCCGCGTTAAGATGCTCCGGCGAATCATTGCTGCGGTCGTCAGACTTCGACGGTCGAGTCGTCGCCCAGCATGAGGCGGAGTGCTTTGTGGCGGTGGTTTTTGAAGACCCTGACGCGCCTGCCGATCAGGCTTTCTTCCATTCTCTCTACATCGATAATCTCGCTGCCGCTCAGGATGACCGAATGCTCGATCGAGGAGTTGATAATCCTGGCATTATCACCGATGCTGGTATGCGGCCCGATAAATGAATTCTCCACTACGGTGTTGTCGCCGACAATTACAGGTCCCCGTACCGTGCTTGCCCTGATACATGAATTTCTGCCGAGCGAGACCCGGCCCAGGATCTTCGACGCCTTGTCAATCGTCCCCTCAATTTGTTTGCGTCCCCACTCATCGAGAACAATCGCATTTGCGGTGAGCAGGTCATCTTTTTTGCCTGTATCGAGCCACCAGTCTTTCAGGGTAAAACTCTTCACCCGATGACCCATGGAGATAAGCTCCTGGATCGCATCGGTGATCTCGAGTTCACCGCGCATTGACGGCTTGATACGGTCGATAGCTTTGTGGATTTTTGAAGAGAATAGATAGACCCCGACAAGCGCAAGGTTCGACGGAGGATGCTCAGGTTTTTCTATAAGCCGCAGAATAGTCCCGTTTTTCGAAACTTCAGCGACGCCGAACTGTTTTGGATTGTCAACTTCCTTCAGAAGGATGAGAGCGTCTGACTGTTTTTTTTCAAAGTCCAGCACAAACTTTCTGATGTCCGTGCCAATGAGGTTGTCGCCCAGATACATGACAAAGGAGGAGTTCTTCAGAAAACTTCTGGAGATCTTTACTGCATGAGCAAGTCCCGCCGGTTTATCCTGGGGTATGAAGGTTATCCTGGCGCCCCAGGTCTTGCCATTGCCGACCGTTTCCCTGATCTCTTCGCCGGTCTCAGGAGATATGACGATACCGATGTCCCGGATGCCGGCATTGACGATATTGTCGATGCAGTAAAAGAGGATCGGTCTGTTGGCTACCGGGACGAGCTGTTTAGCGCCTGAATAGGTGAGTGGTCTGAGTCGCGTACCTTTGCCGCCGCTTAGGATAAGGGCCTTCATCCGGTCTATCATAGCGGAAAGGATCGGCGAAATTCAAATGGCGGAGTGTGTACTGAACTCATCTGACAGGGGCCGGAGCCAGTCTCGGCTGAGGTGTAACATAGGGTATCTCGGCCACAGGTTCCTCATCCCCATTGCTCTCATCCGCAGCCTGCGTCTTTGGAGCGGCAGACGGCTGGGCCGTAGGCTGCGATGGTGTGACTGGCCGCGAAATAACCGGTCTCCTTTCGGGAAGCGCAGGAACGATTCGTCTCCGGGGCACGGGTGCTACCGTCACCGGCCTCTGAATCGGCGCTGACTCTGCAGGCTGGCGCAATGCCGGCGCGGGGCGTAATGGCTGTTTGGAACTGGTCGCGACACCGGGAGCTTTCCCTTGTTCTATACCGAAAATTTCGACTTTACTGATCATGCCCCTGGTATCATAGTGCAGCATATAGTTGTTTTCTTTTACGAGCGTGAAAAGCCTGAGCACGCCCCGCTCGATTTCCATATCCGTAAACTTGGTGTTTAACTTCCGGCTTAAGACCTCTCCTCTTCCGTCTATCTTGAATCCTGCCTTGTCGCCAATTGCCTTGATAGCGGCGCCGAAGTCCACATTTTCGAGCTCCAGACTGAGCCGATCATCTTTGATCTCCACCTTGAGAACGCTCTTTGGCGGTTCGGGCTGTGGCTCCTGATCTTCCTGAGAGGATGGAGCTGCCTCAGGCTTAGGAGCCTGAGGCGCTTTTTGCGCTGATGCAGGCATTACCGCTGCAAGAGCAAGAAGCAGGCAAAGCAATGAAAGAGAAATTCTGTCAGACATGCTTCTCCTGTTTGTGAGCCTGTCGCTCGGCAACAATCTTCTGTGCCAGATGGGAGGGCACCTCCTCATAATGAGAGAACTCCATGGAGTAAAGGCCTCTTCCTGAGGTCAGGCCGTGGAGCTGATTTGCATAGGTGAGCATCTCGGCCATCGGCACCAGGGCATTGATCTTCTGATTGCCGCCCGCCTGCGGCTCGACTCCCTGCACTTTGCCTCTTTTTGAATTCAGATCGCCAATGATCGCGCCTAATGATTCTTCAGGTATGGTTATTTCGGTCTTCATAAGCGGTTCAAGGAGTACGGGCTTTGCTTCCTGTACAGCCTTCTTGATCGCCATGGAGCCCGCGATCTTGAACGCCATTTCAGAGGAGTCAACCGTATGGTATGATCCGTCAAGGAGCGTGACGCGAAGGTCGACGATCTGATAACCTGCAATAGCGCCTTCATGCATTGCATCAATAATGCCCTTCTCAACCGCAGGGATGTACTGTCGCGGGATGGAGCCGCCGACGATCTTGTCGATAAACTCAAAGCCTGCGCCGCGTGGAAGGGGCTCAACCGCGATGTGGCAATCCCCGTATTGACCTTTCCCGCCCGACTGTTTCTTATACTTGCCCTGAACCTTGGCAGAACCGTGGATCGATTCACGATAGGGGATCTTCGGCGTTTTCATTTCGATCTCAACGCCGAACCTTCTCTTGAGACGATCGAGCATAACCTGGATATGCACCTGTCCCATGCCGGAGATGAGCATCTCCTTTGATTCCTCGTCCCTGCTGAACCTGAGTGTCGGGTCTTCTTCGAGGACTTTATGGAGTGCAACGCTCACCTTCTCTTCATCGCCCTTTGATTTTGGCGCTATGGCATAGGAGATGATCGGATTGGCAAACGTCACCTTTTCCAAAATGATAGGCTTTGCCTCATCGCAGAGAGTGTCGCCGGTATTGGTT
Proteins encoded in this window:
- a CDS encoding translation initiation factor; this translates as MIPRKEAPAAKGQSADLRNSQQKVLVRLDRKGRGGKSVTVIEGIKMPQQEKEALLKQLKTAIGTGGTVKDQNLEIQGDHCGTVMAALGKLGYRPKRSGG
- a CDS encoding glucose-1-phosphate thymidylyltransferase → MKALILSGGKGTRLRPLTYSGAKQLVPVANRPILFYCIDNIVNAGIRDIGIVISPETGEEIRETVGNGKTWGARITFIPQDKPAGLAHAVKISRSFLKNSSFVMYLGDNLIGTDIRKFVLDFEKKQSDALILLKEVDNPKQFGVAEVSKNGTILRLIEKPEHPPSNLALVGVYLFSSKIHKAIDRIKPSMRGELEITDAIQELISMGHRVKSFTLKDWWLDTGKKDDLLTANAIVLDEWGRKQIEGTIDKASKILGRVSLGRNSCIRASTVRGPVIVGDNTVVENSFIGPHTSIGDNARIINSSIEHSVILSGSEIIDVERMEESLIGRRVRVFKNHRHKALRLMLGDDSTVEV
- a CDS encoding cold-shock protein, with product MAQGTVKWFNESKGFGFITGEDGSELFVHHTSIQGNGFKTLAEGDKVSFDTEKGPKGPKAVNVVKQ
- a CDS encoding NAD(P)/FAD-dependent oxidoreductase, which encodes MDEQKIYDCIIMGAGPGGLQAAVYLGRFNRPVLLIDRGAGRTTHAKSIENYLAHRSISGQEIIRIGIEQAESFGVEVMKSEVTDVRKNRGVFEVSTGEKTFIGRFVIVSTGGRENIPDIENIYKFFAKTVVTCIDCDGYHFTGKKSLIIGNSIKSANLAIGMREMYSRDMTLVLCTDKLPEDYKEELRDEGIRLVVGRPKRFHGETAVESLEMEDGTIIPCEMVMSHFGFKLNDKFLDGLKLKKESDNRTYQVNRDFESSLPGLYIVGPLCGHDQVVIAAGEGAIAALDIKKRLLEM
- a CDS encoding cytochrome P460 family protein, giving the protein MNGLKISAACLCVLAAFAPAFAIHDTVPAETQLTLPGTDAAQLYVYITRSRPYTLWDLWPGKGKMYLGTQPHGDFLTTYVNDTAMFGIREKKGVMPEGTIIAKENYDKDKKFNALSVMYKVKGYNPAAADWFWAKYDKDGKVLASGRAEGCIKCHEKQKNNDYTFTGQSKK
- the nth gene encoding endonuclease III; the protein is MNGKKKMQTVIKRLRKQYPVLRCALNFENPFQLLVATILSAQSTDIQVNKLTRGLFQNYKTIGDFAGADPEQFRKDVSSVNFYNNKAKNIQKTARMLIDQFQGRVPKTMEELILLPGVARKTANIVLYNAYGITEGIAVDTHVKRLAGRLGLTKHEDPVKIEKDLMVITPKADWGDLTHMLIDHGRKVCQARKPMHENCVLADLCPSRNV
- a CDS encoding NifU family protein; this encodes MLEKVQAALDEIRPMLQRDGGDAQLVEVTPEGVVKLKLVGACGHCPMSQMTLKMGIEKRLKEKIPEIKEVISA